Proteins encoded within one genomic window of Halogeometricum sp. S1BR25-6:
- a CDS encoding glycoside hydrolase family 28 protein → MDAHSTVSVREYDDDAETDTDAFQRAINACADGGGGTVAVPAGEYVVGTVRLRSHVSLELAAGATVFAAFEESAYDDARVGPDGERPFLVADGVENVAVEGRGTFDGRGTEFMLMDTPIRGHSDESDAHPLVSNGAHRARQGDAYLDRSSGTDRWPAAKPDFRPGPMFLFEGCEDVLVRGVTLRDMPAWTLSVHDSEEVDIVGVDVHNHPRIPNCDGVSVMNSRNVHVSDCTIRTCDDAITVGTLAESDRPTEGVTVTNCTLASSACAIKFGSETARDVRNCTFENCVVTDSNRGLGIQHRDGGAVENVLFSNIVVETRLLPGPWWGKGEPIYVTSVPRDESTSVGPVRNVRFSNVVARSENGALVYAHESADVRGVRFDGVEIEVRRGEHADAVGGNFDLQPTSVVPPIQERDIAALHVENASDVDLRDLSVEWEGDVPDYFENGLRCVGVEGLRVDGFAGRQAHRESDAAAVDLRAVDSVSVRNCRAQEGTGTFLAASDVADARLFAGNDLADATAAVAGDADFRTNGNLPPR, encoded by the coding sequence ATGGACGCTCACTCGACCGTCTCGGTACGGGAGTACGACGACGACGCCGAGACGGACACCGACGCGTTTCAGCGCGCGATAAACGCCTGCGCCGACGGCGGCGGGGGAACGGTCGCGGTGCCGGCGGGGGAGTACGTCGTCGGAACCGTACGCTTGAGAAGCCACGTCTCGCTCGAACTCGCCGCCGGCGCGACGGTGTTCGCCGCGTTCGAGGAGTCGGCGTACGACGACGCGCGGGTCGGACCGGACGGCGAACGACCGTTTCTCGTCGCCGACGGCGTCGAGAACGTCGCCGTCGAGGGGCGCGGGACGTTCGACGGCCGAGGGACGGAGTTCATGCTGATGGACACGCCCATCCGCGGCCACTCCGACGAGAGCGACGCGCATCCGTTGGTTTCGAACGGCGCGCACCGCGCCCGGCAGGGCGACGCGTACCTCGACCGCTCCTCGGGAACCGACAGGTGGCCGGCGGCTAAACCCGACTTCCGCCCCGGTCCGATGTTCCTCTTCGAGGGGTGCGAGGACGTCCTCGTTCGGGGGGTCACGCTCCGCGACATGCCCGCGTGGACGCTGAGCGTCCACGATTCCGAGGAGGTGGATATCGTCGGCGTGGACGTTCACAACCACCCCAGGATACCGAACTGCGACGGCGTGTCGGTGATGAACTCCCGGAACGTGCACGTCTCCGACTGCACGATACGGACGTGCGACGACGCCATCACGGTCGGGACGCTCGCCGAGAGCGACCGACCGACGGAGGGCGTGACCGTGACGAACTGCACGCTCGCCTCCAGCGCCTGCGCCATCAAGTTCGGGTCCGAGACCGCGCGGGACGTGCGGAACTGCACGTTCGAGAACTGCGTCGTCACCGACTCGAACCGCGGCCTCGGGATTCAGCACCGCGACGGCGGGGCCGTGGAGAACGTGCTGTTCTCGAACATCGTCGTCGAGACGCGCCTCCTTCCCGGTCCGTGGTGGGGGAAGGGGGAGCCGATCTACGTGACGTCGGTTCCGAGAGACGAGTCGACGAGCGTCGGCCCCGTCCGTAACGTTCGCTTCTCGAACGTCGTCGCGCGGAGCGAGAACGGGGCGCTCGTCTACGCCCACGAGAGCGCCGATGTGCGGGGAGTGCGGTTCGACGGCGTCGAAATCGAGGTTCGGCGAGGGGAACACGCCGACGCCGTCGGCGGGAACTTCGACCTCCAACCGACGTCGGTCGTGCCGCCGATACAGGAGCGCGATATCGCGGCGCTCCACGTCGAGAACGCCAGCGACGTGGACCTCCGCGACCTCTCGGTCGAGTGGGAGGGCGACGTCCCCGACTACTTCGAGAACGGCCTCCGGTGCGTCGGCGTCGAGGGACTCCGCGTCGACGGGTTCGCGGGGCGGCAGGCCCACCGGGAGTCGGACGCGGCGGCGGTCGACCTGCGCGCGGTGGACTCAGTGAGCGTCCGGAACTGCCGCGCGCAGGAGGGGACCGGAACGTTCCTCGCCGCGAGCGACGTCGCCGACGCCCGCCTGTTCGCCGGCAACGACCTCGCCGACGCGACGGCCGCCGTCGCGGGGGACGCCGACTTCCGGACGAACGGAAATCTCCCGCCACGCTGA